One genomic segment of Petrotoga sp. 9PWA.NaAc.5.4 includes these proteins:
- a CDS encoding ABC transporter ATP-binding protein, which produces MNNSNSVLIRTFELCKTYNDKRVKVEALKNINLTIDKGEFIAILGPSGSGKTTLLNCLSAIDNPTKGEIYFNSIPFHNLTEEDRASFRATNMGFVFQFFNLVPVFTVLENVEIPLMILGYKSKESKIKAYEALKEVRLENKADRFPYELSGGEQQRVAIARAIIHSPQVIWADEPTGNLDSENGEIIINLLESIRKEKGTTLVVVTHDINIAKRADRIINIKDGTII; this is translated from the coding sequence ATGAACAACAGCAATTCTGTTTTGATAAGAACTTTTGAATTATGTAAAACGTACAATGATAAAAGAGTAAAGGTAGAGGCATTAAAAAATATAAACTTAACTATAGATAAAGGTGAATTCATAGCAATTTTAGGTCCATCAGGTTCAGGAAAAACGACTCTTCTAAATTGTTTATCAGCTATAGATAACCCAACAAAAGGGGAAATTTACTTTAATAGCATTCCTTTTCACAATCTAACAGAAGAAGATAGGGCGTCTTTTAGAGCTACCAATATGGGGTTTGTTTTTCAATTTTTTAATCTTGTACCTGTTTTTACCGTTTTAGAAAATGTTGAAATACCTCTAATGATCTTGGGATATAAAAGTAAAGAGTCAAAAATTAAAGCTTATGAAGCTTTAAAAGAAGTTCGACTTGAAAATAAAGCTGACCGTTTTCCCTACGAACTTTCTGGGGGAGAACAACAAAGAGTTGCTATAGCAAGAGCTATAATACACTCTCCACAAGTTATTTGGGCAGATGAACCAACTGGGAATCTTGATTCAGAAAATGGTGAAATAATTATAAACTTATTGGAAAGTATTAGAAAAGAAAAAGGTACAACACTTGTAGTCGTTACTCATGATATAAATATTGCTAAGAGAGCTGATAGAATTATCAATATAAAAGATGGTACTATTATATAA
- a CDS encoding ABC transporter substrate-binding protein, whose product MKKFLIVSALILTIAFSFSQVKIEFWHAMGGQLGQTLNSLVETFNRENPDVQVTAVYVGNYSALNQKLLSTITAYSQGSMTDLPAISQAYANWTAKYLFSGVVEPLNEYIENDPEIKDAWENQIYPVLKELASWGDTVYAIPFNKSVYTYYYNPELFDLFGVEPPKTMEELLEVSEILTMDLDLDGKTDQYGLGVRTFIDDLQIFLYAHNITFLEYVGNGKYKIVLNENGTKDVLRYIKTLKDSGYAIFQNAYLDQPFGSGEIAAYMGTVAGLTYAEQSSRGKHSVAWAPLPSVDGVPHSPIAGTDLIMFSWISQEQKEASWRFLKFLLDPVNVAYWSINTGYIPVRRDVINVPQWQAYTANDVKPVIALNELETAIADPKPSAWEEIRNQISTVFANFLNDFADVDETYNAIIKALESLLRESGELAE is encoded by the coding sequence GTGAAGAAATTTTTAATTGTATCTGCTTTGATTCTTACAATTGCTTTCAGTTTTTCTCAAGTAAAGATAGAATTTTGGCATGCTATGGGCGGTCAACTCGGGCAAACTCTGAATTCTTTGGTAGAAACTTTTAATAGAGAAAATCCTGATGTACAGGTAACTGCTGTGTATGTTGGTAACTATAGCGCTTTGAATCAAAAGCTACTTTCTACCATAACTGCTTATAGCCAAGGAAGTATGACAGATCTTCCGGCTATTTCTCAAGCTTACGCAAACTGGACCGCAAAATATTTGTTTTCTGGTGTAGTCGAACCTTTGAACGAATATATTGAAAATGATCCAGAAATAAAAGATGCTTGGGAAAACCAAATATATCCGGTTTTAAAAGAATTAGCCTCCTGGGGAGACACTGTTTATGCTATTCCGTTTAACAAATCTGTCTATACATATTATTATAATCCTGAGTTATTCGATTTATTTGGAGTAGAACCACCTAAAACTATGGAAGAATTATTAGAAGTTAGTGAAATATTAACTATGGATTTAGATTTAGATGGTAAAACAGATCAATATGGTTTGGGAGTAAGAACTTTCATAGATGATTTACAAATATTTTTATATGCCCATAATATTACTTTCTTAGAATATGTGGGAAACGGAAAATATAAAATAGTTTTGAATGAAAATGGTACAAAAGATGTATTAAGGTATATAAAAACATTAAAAGACTCAGGATACGCTATTTTTCAAAATGCATATTTAGATCAACCGTTTGGTTCTGGTGAAATAGCAGCATACATGGGAACAGTGGCTGGCTTAACTTATGCCGAACAGTCTTCACGAGGTAAGCATAGTGTCGCTTGGGCACCTCTTCCATCAGTAGATGGTGTTCCTCATTCTCCAATAGCAGGTACAGATTTAATTATGTTTAGCTGGATAAGTCAAGAGCAGAAAGAAGCTTCATGGAGATTTTTAAAATTTTTATTAGATCCTGTTAATGTTGCGTATTGGTCTATAAATACTGGGTATATTCCAGTAAGAAGAGATGTAATCAATGTTCCTCAATGGCAAGCATACACTGCTAACGATGTAAAACCTGTAATAGCTTTAAATGAATTAGAAACAGCTATAGCTGATCCAAAACCATCTGCATGGGAAGAAATAAGGAATCAGATCAGTACAGTATTCGCTAATTTCTTAAATGATTTTGCCGATGTTGATGAAACTTATAACGCTATTATAAAAGCTTTAGAAAGTCTTTTAAGAGAAAGTGGAGAATTAGCTGAATAA